One Indicator indicator isolate 239-I01 chromosome 9, UM_Iind_1.1, whole genome shotgun sequence genomic window carries:
- the DDX1 gene encoding ATP-dependent RNA helicase DDX1 yields the protein MAAFSEMGVMPEIAQAVEEMDWLLPTDIQAESIPLILGGGDVLMAAETGSGKTGAFSIPVIQIVYETLKDQMEGKKGKATIKTGGAVLNKWQMNPYDRGSAFAIGSDGLCCQSREVKEWHGCRATRGVTKGKYYYEVSCHDQGLCRVGWSTMQASLDLGTDKFGFGFGGTGKKSHNKQFDSYGEEFTMHDTIGCYLDIDKGQVKFSKNGKDLGLAFEIPPHIKNQALFAACVLKNAELKFNFGEEDFKFPPKDGYIGLCKAPDGSVVKSQHSGSAQVVQTQNLPNAPKALIVEPSRELAEQTLNNVKQFKKYVDNPKLRELLIIGGVAARDQLSVLEQGVDIVVGTPGRLDDLVSTGKLNLSQVRFLVLDEADGLLLQGYSDFINRIHSQIPQITSDGKRLQVIVCSATLHSFDVKKLSEKIMHFPTWVDLKGEDSVPETVHHVVVPVNPKADKLWERLGKNHIRTDEVHAKDNTRPGANTPEMWSEATKILKGEYTVRAIKEHKMDQAIIFCRTKLDCDNMEQYFIQQGGGPDRKGHQFSCVCLHGDRKPQERKQNLERFKRGDVRFLICTDVAARGIDIHGVPYVINVTLPDEKQNYVHRIGRVGRAERMGLAISLVAKEKEKVWYHVCSSRGKGCYNTRLKEEGGCTIWYNEMQLLGEIEEHLNCTIAQVEPDIKVPVDDFDGKVTYGQKRTLGGGLYKGHVDILAPTVQELAALEKEAQTSFLHLGYLPNQLFRTF from the exons TCTTCCTACAGATATCCAAGCAGAATCCATCCCACTGATCCTGGGAGGTGGTGATGTACTTATG GCTGCTGAAACAGGGAGTGGAAAAACTGGT GCTTTTAGCATTCCAGTTATCCAGATTGTTTATGAAACACTGAAAGATCagatggaaggaaagaaagggaaagcaaCTATTAAAACTGGTGGGGCAG TACTCAATAAATGGCAAATGAACCCATATGACAGAGGATCAGCTTTTG CAATTGGATCAGACGGTTTGTGTTGTCAGAGCAGGGAGGTAAAAGAATGGCATGGATGCAGAGCAACTAGAGGTGTGACTAAAG gaaaatactACTATGAAGTTTCCTGTCATGACCAAGGCTTGTGCAGAGTTGGTTGGTCAACTATGCAGGCTTCATTAGATTTGG GCACTGATAAATTTGGCTTTGGCTTCGGTGGCACTGGTAAGAAATCTCACAACAAGCAGTTTGACAGCTATGGTGAG GAATTCACTATGCATGATACAATTGGGTGTTACCTGGACATAGATAAAGGACAAGTAAAGTTTTCCAAAAATG GGAAGGACCTTGGCCTTGCGTTTGAAATCCCACCACACATAAAGAACCAAGCGCTTTTTGCAGCTTGTGTGCTGAAG AATGCTGAATTGAAATTCAATTTCGGTGAAGAAGATTTCAAGTTTCCACCAAAAGATGGCTATATTGGTCTTTGCAAGGCTCCTGATGGTAGTGTTGTAAAATCACAACACTCAG GAAGTGCACAAGTAGTTCAAACACAGAACCTTCCAAATGCTCCAAAAGCATTGATTGTGGAACCATCAAGAGAGCTAGCAGAACAAACTTTGAACAATGTGAAGCAGTTCAAAAAATACGTCGATAATCCCAAATTAAG GGAACTGCTGATTATTGGTGGGGTTGCTGCAAGAGACCAACTCTCTGTACTGGAACAAGGA GTAGATATTGTTGTTGGAACTCCTGGAAGACTGGATGATTTGGTTTCAACAGGAAAGCTGAATTTATCTCAAGTTAGATTCCTGGTTCTGGATGAAGCT GATGGCCTTCTCCTCCAAGGTTATTCAGATTTCATAAACAGGATCCACAGTCAAATTCCTCAGATAACTTCAGATGGAAAGAGACTTCAG gtGATTGTGTGCTCTGCAACACTACATTCTTTCGATGTGAAGAAACTGTCTGAAAAGATCATGCATTTTCCCACCTGGGTTGATTTGAAAGGAGAAGATTCTGTCCCTGAAACTGTACATCATGTAGTTGTGCCTGTAAATCCAAAGGCTGACAAGCTCTGGGAAAGGCTTGGCAAGAATCATATCAGA ACGGATGAAGTCCATGCAAAGGACAATACACGACCTGGCGCTAACACTCCAG AAATGTGGTCTGAAGCAACTAAAATTCTAAAAGGAGAATACACTGTTCGTGCAATCAAGGAACACAAGATGGACCAAGCCATTATTTTCTGCAGGACAAAACTAGATTGTGATAACATGGAGCAGTACTTCATCCAACAGGGAGGAG GTCCTGATAGAAAGGGACATCAGTTCTCATGTGTCTGTCTACATGGTGACAGAAAACctcaagaaagaaagcaaaacctggAAAGATTTAAG AGAGGAGATGTCCGTTTCCTGATCTGCACAGATGTTGCTGCTAGAGGAATTGACATTCATGGTGTTCCGTATG TTATTAACGTCACACTCCCTGATGAAAAACAGAACTATGTTCATCGAATTGGGAGAGTAGGCAGAGCTGAGAG GATGGGTTTGGCAATCTCCCTTGTGgcgaaagagaaagaaaag GTTTGGTATCATGTATGCAGTAGTCGGGGAAAAGGGTGTTACAATACTAGactgaaggaagaaggaggttGTACCATATGGTACAATGAGATGCAG ttgCTGGGGGAGATTGAAGAACACTTAAACTGCACTATTGCTCAAGTTGAACCAGACATAAAAGTACCAGTAGATGATTTTGATGGGAAAGTAACATATGGGCAGAAAAGAACTCTGGGTG GTGGACTGTATAAAGGCCATGTGGATATTTTGGCACCTACAGTACAAGAGTTGGCTGCCCttgaaaaggaggctcagaCATCTTTCTTGCATCTTGGCTATCTTCCTAACCAGCTGTTCAGAACATTCTGA